A single window of Oerskovia paurometabola DNA harbors:
- a CDS encoding GNAT family N-acetyltransferase, whose product MNPAGVVSARTLRLGDVTPVEAERWADLVDRALEPNPFLSPAYLLSASRWLARTAGIVLLVVERDDRMIALLPLSRDERFHGTPLRYATTAGAFLKDDAPLCAPLVDTEHAATALDHLLGFLADRRNGFPPLVELTLLPGEGALSDALHDACRRAGVPLLERSRFERAFLDRASDAPAPRDALSRSKRKQVERLTRRLEESTGRPLVMEDRGADPRAFEDFVALEASGWKGDVDQDGGALDVTPGAVEWFTDVTDGLRDRKNLHLLTLVAGDDVVYMSMLLGAGGTLYSLMDTYDERFAKFSPGVIGRVMEQEFVLGSTTADRFDPCLHPKNVGPSGLYRDRRTLVGVVLATRGLLPRLLVRSVPTLRRLRARVVGTPRETVEDAS is encoded by the coding sequence GTGAACCCGGCGGGCGTCGTGAGCGCCCGGACGCTCCGGCTGGGCGACGTGACGCCCGTCGAGGCCGAGCGCTGGGCCGACCTCGTGGACCGCGCGCTCGAGCCCAACCCCTTCCTGTCCCCCGCCTACCTGCTCTCGGCCTCCCGGTGGCTCGCACGGACCGCGGGGATCGTGCTCCTCGTCGTCGAGCGCGACGACCGCATGATCGCGCTCCTGCCCCTGAGCCGCGACGAGCGGTTCCACGGCACCCCGCTGCGGTACGCGACGACCGCGGGCGCCTTCCTCAAGGACGACGCGCCGCTGTGCGCGCCCCTCGTCGACACCGAGCACGCGGCGACCGCGCTCGACCACCTGCTCGGCTTCCTCGCGGACCGGCGCAACGGCTTCCCTCCCCTCGTCGAGCTCACCCTGCTGCCCGGCGAGGGAGCGTTGAGCGACGCCCTCCACGACGCGTGCCGCCGCGCCGGTGTCCCGCTGCTCGAACGGTCCCGGTTCGAGCGGGCGTTCCTCGACCGCGCGAGCGACGCGCCCGCCCCTCGGGACGCCCTGAGCCGCTCCAAGCGCAAGCAGGTCGAGCGCCTGACCCGACGCCTCGAGGAGTCGACCGGACGGCCGCTCGTCATGGAGGACCGCGGGGCGGACCCCCGGGCCTTCGAGGACTTCGTCGCTCTCGAGGCCTCCGGCTGGAAGGGCGACGTCGACCAGGACGGCGGGGCGCTCGACGTGACGCCGGGAGCCGTCGAGTGGTTCACCGACGTGACCGACGGCCTGCGCGACCGCAAGAACCTCCACCTGCTCACGCTCGTCGCGGGCGACGACGTGGTCTACATGTCGATGCTCCTGGGCGCCGGCGGGACGCTGTACTCGCTCATGGACACGTACGACGAACGCTTCGCGAAGTTCAGTCCGGGCGTGATCGGACGCGTCATGGAGCAGGAGTTCGTCCTGGGGAGCACGACCGCGGACCGGTTCGACCCGTGCCTGCACCCCAAGAACGTCGGCCCGAGCGGCCTCTACCGGGACCGCCGGACGCTGGTCGGCGTCGTGCTCGCAACGCGGGGCCTCCTCCCGCGCCTCCTCGTGCGCTCGGTGCCGACCCTGCGCCGGCTGCGTGCTCGCGTCGTGGGCACACCGCGCGAGACGGTCGAGGACGCGTCATGA
- a CDS encoding GNAT family N-acetyltransferase, whose amino-acid sequence MPSNDSPRLSVRLAAVSTLGPEDVSRWRDLADHAAEPNVFYGPDFLVPTAAHFDPDRTLRLVVVESDGTWLALMPYEMVPANRRWPHRHASNDGPILNQFTSLGVPLLREGDPRRAATGLVRAFRRFSHELGGSIEMAFVSGDGPGGAALQRAFADEGSTLHVWGGDERAAVRFAEVEAPGSFGYLPRSRAKAVRRRARRLTEAAGVPSELDTLTLEVVEDPAEFLRFELETWKADPDRNGVGFSRLREGPEWFVDVFQAHAAAGRATLLALRPAGETLYMAAFLRSGGTLFAWYDEYAEKWAQHAPGVLGRLLTVKRFAAQGDLDLLDSCMHPSLYPDQNELYPSRLRTVSFTAALGRWPGQLLLREIVALGHGRRVLAGRVRAARDERRSRIERPASRDVRQAAESAS is encoded by the coding sequence ATGCCTTCGAACGACTCGCCCCGCCTGTCCGTCCGCCTCGCCGCGGTCTCCACCCTCGGGCCCGAGGACGTCTCCCGCTGGAGAGACCTCGCCGACCACGCCGCCGAGCCCAACGTGTTCTACGGGCCGGACTTCCTGGTCCCGACCGCCGCGCACTTCGACCCGGACCGCACCCTGCGCCTGGTGGTCGTCGAGTCGGACGGCACGTGGCTCGCACTCATGCCCTACGAGATGGTCCCGGCGAACCGCCGCTGGCCGCACCGGCACGCGTCGAACGACGGGCCGATCCTCAACCAGTTCACCTCGCTCGGCGTCCCGCTCCTGCGCGAGGGCGACCCCCGGCGCGCAGCGACCGGCCTCGTGCGAGCGTTCCGGCGGTTCTCGCACGAGCTGGGCGGGAGCATCGAGATGGCGTTCGTCTCGGGCGACGGGCCGGGCGGAGCCGCGCTCCAGCGGGCCTTCGCGGACGAGGGCTCGACGCTCCACGTCTGGGGCGGCGACGAGCGCGCCGCGGTCCGCTTCGCCGAGGTCGAGGCCCCGGGGAGCTTCGGCTACCTCCCGAGGTCGCGCGCCAAGGCCGTCCGCCGTCGGGCCCGTCGCCTCACGGAGGCCGCAGGCGTCCCTTCCGAGCTCGACACGCTGACGCTCGAGGTCGTCGAGGACCCCGCCGAGTTCCTCCGGTTCGAGCTCGAGACCTGGAAGGCGGACCCCGACCGCAACGGGGTCGGCTTCTCCCGGCTGCGCGAGGGACCCGAGTGGTTCGTGGACGTCTTCCAGGCCCACGCCGCCGCGGGGCGCGCGACCCTCCTGGCCCTGCGACCCGCGGGCGAGACCCTCTACATGGCCGCATTCCTGCGGTCCGGAGGCACGCTGTTCGCCTGGTACGACGAGTACGCCGAGAAGTGGGCACAGCACGCGCCCGGCGTCCTGGGTCGCCTGCTGACCGTCAAGCGGTTCGCCGCCCAGGGCGACCTCGACCTGCTCGACTCGTGCATGCACCCGTCGCTGTACCCCGACCAGAACGAGCTCTACCCCTCACGGCTGCGCACGGTGTCCTTCACGGCCGCACTGGGTCGCTGGCCGGGCCAGCTGCTGCTCCGGGAGATCGTGGCCCTGGGGCACGGCCGACGGGTGCTCGCGGGCCGGGTCCGCGCGGCCCGGGACGAGCGTCGCTCCCGCATCGAGCGTCCTGCGTCCCGGGACGTCAGGCAGGCGGCGGAGTCTGCGTCCTGA